A genome region from Oryzias latipes chromosome 2, ASM223467v1 includes the following:
- the aox1 gene encoding aldehyde oxidase isoform X2, whose translation MNQERIAKAHGSQCGFCTPGMVMATYALLRNKPKPTMDDITLALAGNLCRCTGYRPIVDGCRTFCQQEANCCQVNGGGNCCLNGEKITNEDSKKNPELFNKDEFLPLDPTQELIFPPELILMAETANAQTLAFYGERMSWLSPASLEELIQLKTKHPKAPLVMGNTNIGPDIKFKGVVHPLVISPSRIKELYEVSRTSQGVWVGAGCTLAELHSLLEKLVSEFPAEKTELFGALIQQLGNLGSQQIRNVATLGGNIASAYPNSDLNPVLAAGSCKVIVISSVGRRELPLNQDFFVGFGKTVLKPEDVVLSVFLPFSRKGEFVRALRQAPRKEVSFATVTTGMRVFFCEGSAAVQEVSIYFGGVAATTVSAAKTCKAIAGRLWSEETLNRAYEVLLEEFVLPPSAPGGKVEFRRSLTLSLLFKFFLEVLHKLKEMNVIKEEIPEKLLALPKDIQPTLQEFQAVSKEQSDQDPVGRPMMHRSAISHATGEAVYCDDIPRTEGELFLVLVTSTRAHARITGLDVSEALKLPGVVDVITAKDIPGKKVRLMFGYQEEVLSDDEVSCIGQMVCAVVADSKPHAKRGAAAVKITYEDLPDPIFTLEDAIEKSSFYEPRRFLEMGDVDEAFEKADRVHEAEVRMGGQEHFYMEPQSMLVVPVGEETELNVYVSTQWPALTQEAVAETLGIPSNRVTCHVKRMGGAFGGKVIKTSILASITSVAAWKTNRAVRCVLERGEDMLITGGRHPLLAKYKVGFMNDGRIVAADLSYYANAGCKVDESVLIAEKFLLHMENAYSIPNLRGSAAACKTNLPSNTAFRGFGVPQCLFVIENMVNDVAVLLGRPADQIRETNMYRGPSSTPYKLEFSPDNLLRCWEECKLKSDYSARCKAVDQFNQQNHWKKRGISIIPIKYGIGFAESFLNQAAALVHIYKDGSVLVTHGGTEMGQGIHTKMQQVASRELHIPTTKIYISETSTSTVPNTCPSAASFGTDANGMAVKNACEILYQRLEPIRKKNPKGPWENWIRDAYFEKISLSATGFWRGPDLYMDWEKMEGHPYAYFTFGVCCSEVELDCLVGDYRTLRTDIVFDIGRSLNPSVEIGQIEGAFMQGLGLYTLEELKYSPSGLLYTRGPSQYKIPAVCDMPLQFNVYLLPDTYNPHAIYSSKGIGEPALFLGSSCFFAIKDAVAAARSNSGLVGPFTLDSPATPERACLACATPFTRKIPTSEPGSFRPWALNI comes from the exons GAGCGAATAGCGAAGGCTCACGGCTCGCAGTGTGGCTTTTGTACGCCGGGTATGGTGATGGCTACCTACGCTCTGCTGAGGAACAAACCCAAACCCACCATGGACGACATCACGCTAGCTCTGGctg gtaATCTGTGCCGTTGTACTGGATATCGACCCATCGTAGATGGATGCCGAACCTTCTGTCAG caggagGCCAATTGTTGCCAAGTCAACGGCGGAGGAAACTGTTGCCTCAACGGCGAAAAAATTACCAAC gaagaTTCAAAGAAAAACCCGGAACTCTTTAATAAGGACGAGTTCCTTCCACTGGATCCAACGCAGGAGCTCATCTTCCCCCCGGAACTGATC CTCATGGCGGAGACGGCGAACGCCCAAACGCTTGCTTTTTACGGCGAGAGGATGAGCTGGCTGTCACCAGCCTCCCTTGAGGAGCTGATCCAGCTCAAGACCAAGCACCCCAAGGCCCCATTGGTCATGGGCAACACCAACATTG GTCCTGACATCAAGTTTAAAGGTGTCGTTCACCCTTTGGTGATCTCACCCAGCAGGATCAAGGAGCTCTATGAGGTCTCTCGGACTTCACAGG GTGTTTGGGTCGGAGCGGGCTGCACTTTAGCGGAGCTCCATTCCCTGTTGGAGAAACTGGTTTCCGAGTTTCCAGCTGAGAAGACCGAGCTCTTCGGAGCGCTGATCCAGCAGCTGGGCAATCTGGGAAGCCAACAGATCCGGAACGTTGCG ACTCTTGGGGGCAACATTGCTAGCGCTTACCCAAACTCAGACCTGAACCCTGTTTTGGCGGCTGGGAGCTGCAAAGTGATTGTCATCTCCAGCg TAGGAAGACGAGAGCTACCCCTCAATCAGGACTTCTTCGTGGGTTTCGGAAAAACTGTCCTGAAGCCGGAAGACGTTGTTCTGTCggttttccttcctttttccaGAAAG GGGGAGTTTGTCCGAGCCCTCCGTCAGGCGCCAAGGAAGGAGGTGTCGTTCGCCACTGTGACAACCGGGATGCGGGTGTTTTTCTGTGAGGGCTCTGCGGCGGTTCAGGAAGTCAGTATTTACTTTGGAGGCGTGGCTGCCACCACCGTTAGCGCCGCCAAAACCTGCAAAGCCATCGCGGGAAG GCTGTGGAGCGAAGAGACCCTCAATCGGGCCTATGAAGTCCTCCTGGAGGAGTTCGTCCTGCCCCCCTCTGCTCCTGGGGGAAAGGTTGAGTTTCGCCGCTCCCTGACCCTCAGCCTCCTCTTCAAGTTCTTCCTGGAGGTCCTGCACAAGCTCAAAGAAATG AACGTGATCAAAGAGGAGATTCCAGAGAAGCTCCTGGCCTTACCCAAAGACATCCAACCAACCTTGCAGGAGTTTCAG GCTGTGTCAAAGGAACAGAGTGACCAGGACCCTGTGGGGCGTCCCATGATGCATCGCTCCGCCATCAGCCACGCTACCGGTGAGGCGGTGTACTGCGATGACATCCCCAGAACAGAGGGGGAGCTCTTTCTGGTTTTGGTCACCAGCACTCGCGCACACGCCAGGATCAC AGGCCTGGATGTGAGCGAAGCGCTGAAACTTCCTGGCGTTGTAGATGTCATCACGGCCAAGGATATTCCCGGGAAGAAGGTCCGCCTCATGTTCGGTTACCAGGAGGAGGTACTCTCTGATGACGAG GTGTCCTGCATCGGTCAGATGGTCTGCGCTGTGGTTGCTGATTCAAAGCCGCACGCCAAGCGTGGAGCAGCGGCTGTAAAGATCACTTACGAGGACTTGCCAGACCCCATTTTCACCCTGGAG GACGCCATCGAGAAGTCGTCTTTCTATGAGCCTCGGCGATTTCTCGAGATGGGAGACGTGGACGAAGCTTTTGAGAAAGCCGATCGAGTTCACGAAG CCGAGGTTCGGATGGGAGGCCAGGAGCATTTCTATATGGAGCCCCAAAGCATGCTGGTCGTTCCCGTTGGCGAAGAAACAGAGTTAAATGTCTACGTCTCTACTCAGTGGCCCGCTTTGACTCAG GAGGCGGTGGCAGAGACTCTGGGAATCCCTTCCAATAGGGTCACCTGCCATGTCAAAAGGATGGGCGGAGCTTTTGGAGGGAAGGTCATTAAAACTTCCATCCTGGCCTCCATCACCTCTGTCGCTGCGTGGAA GACCAATCGGGCTGTCCGGTGTGTCCTGGAGAGAGGCGAGGACATGCTGATCACAGGAGGGCGCCACCCCCTCCTAGCAAAATACAAG GTTGGGTTTATGAACGATGGTCGTATTGTAGCTGCAGATCTGTCGTATTACGCCAACGCTGGTTGTAAAGTGGACGAATCTGTTCTG ATTGCGGAAAAGTTCCTCCTGCACATGGAGAATGCTTACAGCATCCCTAACCTGCGAGGATCTGCTGCCGCCTGCAAGACTAACCTGCCGTCCAACACGGCCTTCAGAGGCTTCGGTGTGCCGCAGTGCCTGTTCGTGATCGAGAACATGGTCAACGACGTGGCAGTCCTGCTGGGACGCCCTGCAGATCAG attCGGGAGACTAACATGTACAGAGGACCATCGTCAACCCCCTACAAGCTCGAGTTCAGCCCGGACAACTTGCTGCGCTGCTGGGAGGAGTGCAAACTCAAGTCCGACTACAGCGCCCGCTGCAAAGCTGTAGACCAGTTCAACCAGCAGAACCACTGGAAGAAGAGGGGCATCTCCATCATTCCTATCAAATACGGCATTGGCTTTGCAGAGAGCTTTCTAAATCAG GCCGCAGCTCTGGTCCATATCTACAAGGACGGTTCTGTTCTGGTCACTCATGGCGGGACAGAAATGGGACAAGGAATCCACACGAAAATGCAGCAG GTTGCGAGCCGAGAGCTTCACATCCCAACCACCAAGATCTACATTAGCGAAACCAGCACCAGCACGGTCCCCAACACCTGCCCCTCAGCCGCGTCCTTTGGCACCGACGCCAACGGAATGGCAGTCAAG AATGCCTGTGAAATTCTGTACCAGCGCCTGGAGCCAATTAGGAAGAAGAACCCCAAAGGACCATGGGAGAATTGG ATTCGAGATGCGTATTTTGAGAAGATCAGCTTATCCGCCACAGGATTCTGGAG AGGTCCAGATCTTTACATGGACTGGGAGAAAATGGAGGGCCACCCCTATGCCTACTTCACATTTGGAGTATGCTGCAGTGAAGTGGAGCTGGACTGCCTTGTGGGAGACTACCGG ACTCTGAGAACAGACATTGTGTTTGACATCGGCAGAAGTTTAAACCCATCTGTGGAGATTGGCCAG ATTGAGGGGGCATTCATGCAAGGCTTGGGGCTTTACACTTTGGAGGAGCTGAAGTACTCCCCCTCTGGGCTTCTGTACACACGGGGCCCATCGCAATACAAGATTCCCGCAGTCTGCGACATGCCGCTTCAGTTTAATGTTTACCTGCTGCCGGACACCTACAACCCCCACGCCATCTACTCTTCCAAG GGTATCGGAGAGCCGGCACTCTTCCTGGGTAGCTCCTGTTTCTTCGCCATCAAAGACGCGGTGGCGGCGGCACGCTCCAATTCTGGTCTGGTCGGCCCATTTACCCTCGACAGCCCTGCGACTCCAGAGAGGGCCTGTTTGGCTTGTGCCACACCGTTCACTCGGAAG atTCCAACCAGTGAGCCGGGATCATTCAGACCGTGGgccttaaacatttaa